From the genome of Tripterygium wilfordii isolate XIE 37 chromosome 6, ASM1340144v1, whole genome shotgun sequence:
TAACGAGATTGAAATGTCGCGTAAGAACGTTGTTCTGCATTCACATAACCCAATAAAAATAACATCCAAAAAAGGATAAAAACTTGAGTTTTTATACTACTAAAGTAGTCTAAATTGAAGCCGTATAGTCAATAGAAACGTTTGTAAAAACTTTGACCAAGTTGCTTACAGAAGCATATTAAATACTCCAGATAATGCCCAAAAACGGCCGATTAGGAGCGGAGACTGGCGACTCTCAGTCAATGTCTTGGGCTTTGTGTCCAAAAACGGCCGATAAGGAGCGGAGACTGGCGACTCTCAGTCATTGTCTTGGGCTTTGTGTCCAAAACAAATGCTttcacaacaaaacaaaaacaaaaaacctttaatatcttttattttagatgaatttatttgtctttttttgaGCTCCTAAAACGTATCCAAGAAGATACACTAGTCAAACAGTTGCATCTTATCTATAtttatacattttttatttgtcgTTTTGTATGGTGTCCTTTCTTTCTTGGGTATTCTGTCTCATTGTAATTTAATTGGTTTATTTCTGGCTCTAAAAacaatttaatattttcaaaaaaggtTCCACCACTAACGCCTATGAATTTGTTTATAGAAGaaggttatatatataaaatcttgAGAGAGCGTGTGTTAGAAGCAACCCATTAGTATATTCTCAAAACGCGTAAAATCCCTGCATTCTCTCTCCAATTAGTGTCACCCCGTTATCCAGATATCAAGATTGGctgattaataatttaatattgaTAAATAATATATAGTGATGgttgctttgaagtttgaactggTATATTATTCAATAGAAGtttgataatttttctttcACATAGATTACTTACGTTATGGCTTCTTAATTGAGGAAATTTTTGGGATCAAATTGTATAGAATTTGGAGGTCCCGAGTTATTAATTCCGACTAGAAACAATATCATCGTGATCACGTGCTGAACTTTGACACAACTTATTATGTCATCAGTTGCGAAACATTTTTGCGCGTGAATCTAATGGTCTGAAATTTAAatccatatcgaatgttcaaatacCAAATAACAAACTTGTATTGTGTCCTTATCAATCTAAAATAGTGTTTTGTTTCATTAACTCTCTTTTGCCAAATTGCCAATGGCatctaaattaaataaattctaTTTGATATCAATTTGTAAACAGTTGGGTTAGGTGTAATTACgctcaaggttcgattccaacggATAACATATCTTCAAACGGTATTTCTTCACAGCGCTTCAATCCAATCAGGTCTGACTCATAGTGGAGATGTAGCTTGACATTTGGATTTGACATAGGGATCACAAAGTGGTGGTTGCGCTGGAGATTTTCcaggttataaaaaaaaaaattgtagcgaAAGTTGATCAATTGAAAAATCAGGAGTCCCTCTCATACGGTGCCAGATTGCCTGAACTCGCAGAACAATCAAGGGGCATGTGTGCTATGATGTTACGCAAACACACGATTGATCGTGCGATCCACTGTGTGTGTGGTGACGGCGGCTTCAAGTGGGTCCCACGAGACATGAAAAGAGCACGTGTGCGTTAAAGAGAGGGCAGAGCATCAACAGTCTCTTTTAGGTATCGATGTGTGTCGACATAGCGACCGTCGGCCGCGTATCGTGACTGTGGTTTTGGTTCCATTATGATAAGCTTAACGCGGATTACGCTAATATTTCATTTTGGATTCTtcttcacaaattttttttctttaatttgtgtctcaatctctctctctctcttcattatTATAAGAAATCACATGGATAATATATATGAGATGGAGGATTAATTGCTCGATGTCTAGGGATATTATCTCTATACTTTGATTCAGTCTGATGGATATCATGTGGTTTGCTTCTCATCACATCTATCATTGTGTGGAggataatatattttataaggACAAATCCACCCCTAATACAATAACAAGATATTTTCATAGCTACAAATCTCTTCTCACAACTCTCTTCCATTACATACAATTATGTGTGGAGAGAGGTTAATTCTATAGCTCATATTCTTGCAAAACAGGGGGCTCTAAGGAGTGACATGTTCGTAGCTTGGTTAGATTGATCGCTTTGGTGTTTTAGGGCTCTGTTATACTTGGTTGTATTGCTTTTGTGCCATGCTTACCAATAAAATCAAtcattctatcaaaaaaaagagaacatatTTTCATAGCTTAAGTGAGTTGGAGTTTGATCTATGAGTTTCGGTCTGTAGTAATTGTTTAAAGAGGAACAAAGACATGCGGACTTGATGTATCTACAAAAATCGAATAATctaaagcggataatattgttggctTGTATGGGGGTGGGTTAAGaaggaacaaagtcgtgcggagATCGATGTTTTCACAAAAATCGAACAACTTAAAGGGAACAATATTGTTAATTTGTATGAGGGTGTGGATTTGCACAggagaaaatataaaaagttTGAAATTCGCATCTAAAAGTATCGTGGCGCCGGATCTAGAAAATATTAGTGCACACCAGCTTTTATAAATGTGAGAAaccaaataattttgaaaaggtCGTGGTGGATTGAGATAAAGCTAGGTATCGACTCCCATGTCATGCTCATTAATTCGGTCGATGCACGTGCATAAACTTTTTCCATAATCCATACACACCTTCTCACCGAAAGAAATGTGCAATATGATTATTATTCatccttttttccccttttcttttttctccttggATTttcaatttgatgcaaaataaaaggaaggaaaagaaaggGCAAAATTaaacttttcgtccctcaactatacctcAGGTTTCAGTTTCGTccctaaactattttttttacctATTTCATCCTTCAACTATGAATAAATACCCCGTCTGTCCTCAAAGTTATTCCGGCAACCCAAAAATCTGATTTGGCATACAAGTTGGTATTATTTGTACATGTTGGCATCTTATGTCAGATGCCACCTAGGCAAGGGAATACACGTGTGTCAaagctcaaaaaaataaagaatattaaATTCTTAAAAATCCCCATTTGCACGAGCTGTATACGTCAaagctcaaaaaaataaagaatactaAATCCCTAAATCTCCATTTGCACGAGCCGTATGCGAACACCTCtgcatcttcttcctctttgtacCAAACCAGTTCTTCTTTGCGACCCAAGTGGGCAGCCATCAAATGAAGACTTATATTTGAGGCCCAATAATGATGCAGCCTTTAGTGACGCAAAATATGAATCAGACTCGCTTCGAAGTTATGATGGTTCTACAAAAGAAGAGGATGAAGGGGTCCCAAGAGAAGTCAATCCTTTGTTCAAGTCAGTGAAGCACATGGACAAATTCAAGTGGCATCCGGGAATTAGATTTCCATCCAGAGATATCTTTAAGGATGCAGTCGCGACGTATGGAGGGTCGTCCTCAGGTTCTATAGCAGGCTTTGGTTCGCAGGGGTCCGTAAacaaatgatgaagatgatgaatgaCATGGAAGCTGTTTGTTAGGACttgctttcttttattttatattatgttttatgtttgtttgagTTATGGATGTAATATTTGTAGCAATTGCCAAACAGTAGGGACAAAACAATCACTTTTAACAAAGTTCAAGGACAAATAGTAGACTAATCTAGTAGTTCAGGGACATATCGTTCATAGTGGGCATAGTTGGACACATCAGATTTTTCCGATTTGCCACTTAGGTGCCACGATGGAATTTTCCTTCGTCTTTCTCACTTTGATGATAGACGGGGTACTTATTCATTGTTGAGGGATGAAATaggtaaaaaaaatagtttagggACAAAACTGAAACCTGaagtatagttgagggacgaaaagtttAATTTTCccgaaaagaaagaaataaaattaaagggatCCGTCTCTAACAAAGCATGCGATTGTTTGTTTATTGTCCCATTTCACACAATTGATTGCACACTCTTTTTCAAGCACATCAATAACTTTcttaggaggagcttttcatgagaTACGTTGGAATCAGTTTCTTATGCGATTGTTCCTCCAAATATACCTAGCTTTATGTTAATGTTTAAATGTTAGACATATAAATATGAGAGATCCAATTCTCCATACTTATTTAACTTAAAATTAGTTGAAAAATATTAGGTGatatgatttataagaaaagccCTAGAACCTCTCTTATATAATAagcattttttttgttgggtatAAGTATCATAGGCGACGGTTTACAAGAACAAAGTCGTATAAATTCGATGTATTCATTTTGAATCGATAAAtctaaaatggacaatattattgatgggAGACGGGTGAGATTTCTGAAATACTTGTAGAAATAACAAAATGAAACACatattaaattaaacaaaaaaaggagGATAAAAAGTGGTAGTGAAGAATATATTTAGAGGATTAATTTTTTATCGAACGTAGTTCACATGCACACGAGCGAGGCTTACGTGCTCTCTTTTCACGCCGTAAGAATCTCACGTGCAACAACCCTTTTCACATTGTTATCTAACAACCGGTTAAACTGGTCAACCGGTCAAAATACCAGTATGAAAGCGTCGACCATCTTGTCGGAGTAGTGTATGCTCATGCATTGAATTGCCACCGGAACTGTAATGAGTCCGTACACAATATTGACTTACAATTGTCGGTTAATCCCCTCTCTTTTTAAGTGTCCATTTGAATGCTCACATCGATCTCACTCTTTGCTTCCATTCCCaaaaccccccccccccttttctCTCTAGACAATAGTTGTAGATATGGAGATGAAACAAGCGATGAAGATTGGGGGTACAGTTGGATCctctttttcatttcttgatcAAGTTCATCAAGGTGGTTACTTGCAGAGTGTGTTTGATATGtgtgaaggaggagagaaaggggGCTCATTAGGGTTTATGGAGCTTTTGGGTATGCAAGACATTGAACCTTCTTCTTTGTTTGATATGATTCAAGTGCCTTGTATTCCACAGGAAgctctctctcctcctcctccccttcCAAATCCAACTACTGTTGCAGCAAAGATGGAGTATTATTCCTCATCAGAAATCTTGAATCCTCCTGCAACACCCAACTCTTCATCGATCTCATCGGCATCAAGTGAGGCCTTGAACGAGGAACAAACTAAGCCTGCAGTTGATGAGGAAGATGGGCAACAAAAGACCAAGAAACAGTAAGTGCTTTTGTCTCGTACTCTTGTTTGGGTGAACTATTTGATTTCTTGTTTAATTTGAGTtttagggagaaaaaaaagactGGCATAGATTGTGATGCTGAAATTACGAGATTTTTCATGTTGTCCGGAGTTTATGAACCCAGTTGTACGGTGGATAACTGGGTGATTCcacgttacaaaaaaaaaaatagtgatgcTGGGGAACAATGGGTCCATTCCTGTCTATGTACTCCCTACGTTGATTACGGTTTTGGTGATAATTCATTGAAAGATAAAAATGGGTATTATTAATTTGTTATGTTTGTGAATATGAGGATTTAATGGTTTTGTGGGTGTATAGGTTGAAGGCAAAGAAGGCTAATcagaagagacagagagaacCCAGATTCGCATTCATGACTAAGAGCGAGGTTGATCATCTAGAAGATGGCTACAGATGGAGAAAGTACGGCCAAAAAGCTGTTAAAAACAGCTCCTTTCCCAGGTATTAACTTGGATAATTGGGATACCGACTATTGAGATCTTATCATTTTTCGCTCCTCTAACCCATTTTGGTCCCCATCTCTCTATTATGTGTTTTAAAATTCAATCATATTTTAGTCCGAATCTTGATGggttttgtttgaatttgttaATTATAGGAGTTACTATCGTTGCACCACTGCCTCCTGCAATGTGAAGAAGAGAGTGGAGAGAGCATTCAATGACCCAACCATTGTTGTAACCACCTATGAAGGACAACACACTCATCCAAGTCCAGTCATGTCTCGTCCAAATCTTGTCACAAATACACCGGACTCGGTCATAGCCGCCACTACTACTAACTTTTCTATGCCAATGCAGAGTGCTCAACAACCCTATGTGAATGGCTTGTCTAGTACTAATCCTTTGAGTTTTGGTTCAACAAGTGCGGCTGGGTTTCTTCAAGAGAGACGCTTTTGCACCCAAGGGGCTTCTCTGCTGCTAAAAGATTATGGACTTCTTCAAGACATTGTTCCATCTCATATGTTGAAGGAAGAGTAGATGAGAGTAGATGAGAGATTAGAGAACAGGACCAATATCACTGACTTTGTCAATGGTTGTGTAAATGAGAACCCACCCATCGTTGTAATCTAGTAATTTCTTTGCTGACAGGttaattattatttctttttctttgtttctttttcacttttacTAGTTTAAAAATTAGAAGAGGCTGAGGTAAGCCCTTTATGATATATACAAATCCTTATGGAAAATCACTGTAGTAATGggcttttgattttgattcaacGTAGAAGGACTCGTTACCGAGTCTGCTTTTCGATATCTTTCTACCTTTTATGGTTTTGGATTTGTGATTTTAATTTCCCCATAGTTTCATTAGTTTGTCCTATTTGTTTGTCTATAATATAGTAGAAGGAATGTGCAttgatttcattaattgagaTTCCATTCAAGATATGAGGGCTTGGCCTCTAGGGTTTCCTCTATAGAACAATTAATACCCTAGGCCTAGGGCATTTCTTACTTTC
Proteins encoded in this window:
- the LOC120001143 gene encoding WRKY transcription factor 23, encoding MEMKQAMKIGGTVGSSFSFLDQVHQGGYLQSVFDMCEGGEKGGSLGFMELLGMQDIEPSSLFDMIQVPCIPQEALSPPPPLPNPTTVAAKMEYYSSSEILNPPATPNSSSISSASSEALNEEQTKPAVDEEDGQQKTKKQLKAKKANQKRQREPRFAFMTKSEVDHLEDGYRWRKYGQKAVKNSSFPRSYYRCTTASCNVKKRVERAFNDPTIVVTTYEGQHTHPSPVMSRPNLVTNTPDSVIAATTTNFSMPMQSAQQPYVNGLSSTNPLSFGSTSAAGFLQERRFCTQGASLLLKDYGLLQDIVPSHMLKEE